One region of Maylandia zebra isolate NMK-2024a linkage group LG10, Mzebra_GT3a, whole genome shotgun sequence genomic DNA includes:
- the LOC143420728 gene encoding olfactory receptor 1E16-like has translation MDFFNSALGKNITFFRPAFFIISGFIGIPNIKYYYAFLFFVYIISVLANTAVMATIYLDHNLRTPKYIAVFNLALVDLLGNSAMVPKVLDIFLFNHPHISYNDCLTFLFFCYIFLSLQALNLVALSYDRVMAIVYPLHYQLKVTHKLMFCLIASFWVSAITFILIAIGLLTRLSFCESVVIKSYFCDHGQMYRLACNDYTPSYVIAKILPALILWLPLTIVLLSYLCICYALAKVATVRERTKGFKTCTAHLSLVAIYFLPILITFTLGANIEPNARIINLSLTSVFPPMLNPIIYVLQTREIKESLRKLLRIIKHYKIRKVK, from the coding sequence ATGGACTTTTTTAACTCTGCACTTGGgaaaaatatcactttttttCGTCCTGCATTTTTCATTATAAGTGGATTTATTGGCATTCctaatataaaatattattatgcctttctgttttttgtttatattatttCTGTCCTGGCAAACACAGCTGTCATGGCCACAATATATTTGGATCACAATCTAAGAACACCGAAATATATTGCAGTTTTCAATCTTGCATTGGTTGATCTATTAGGTAACTCTGCCATGGTGCCAAAGGTTCTCGATATCTTTTTGTTTAATCACCCCCACATTTCCTATAATGACTGCttgacatttctgtttttctgctatATATTCCTTTCATTGCAAGCTCTAAATCTGGTTGCACTGTCATATGACAGAGTTATGGCGATCGTTTACCCACTGCATTATCAACTGAAGGTGACTCACAAGCTCATGTTCTGTTTAATTGCCTCTTTCTGGGTATCGGCCATTACCTTTATACTAATTGCAATTGGCCTTCTTACAAGGCTTTCCTTCTGTGAATCAGTTGTTATTAAAAGCTATTTCTGTGACCATGGTCAGATGTACCGACTTGCATGCAATGATTATACACCCAGCTATGTAATTGCTAAGATTTTGCCAGCTCTTATTCTTTGGCTTCCTCTTACAATTGTTTTGTTGAGTTATTTGTGTATCTGCTATGCTTTAGCTAAAGTAGCCACAGTTCGAGAAAGAACGAAGGGCTTTAAAACCTGCACAGCTCATCTTTCATTAGTGGCAATCTATTTCCTTCCAATATTAATCACATTTACTCTAGGTGCAAACATAGAGCCAAATGCCAGAATCATAAACCTGTCTCTGACCTCAGTCTTTCCTCCAATGCTGAACCCTATCATATATGTTCTTCAGACACGAGAAATCAAAGAATCTCTGAGAAAGTTGTTAAGAATcataaaacattacaaaatTAGAAAGGTCAAATGA